The following DNA comes from bacterium BMS3Abin08.
GGCGTTTTTAAAAAGTCAATCGATGCCCTGAGGAGATTGAATTCCCTTGGTTATGGAAGGGATGAAAAACTGAAGATAGACCTTGTATACAATTCCTATGATGCATTTTTACCCCCTTCTCAGGACAGACTCCGGGAGGAGTATAAAAGGGAGTTGAAAGGGCGTTTCGGTATTGTATTTAATAGTCTGCTTGCCTTTAACAATATGCCTCTGGGGAGGTTCAGGCGTTTCCTTGAAAGACTGGGGAATCTCGACAGGTATCAGGAGATGCTCGTCTCCGCCTTCAACCCCGGGACCCTTTGCGGTCTGATGTGCCGCCGCCTGATAAGCGTGGGATGGGATGGGAGGCTGCATGACTGTGATTTCAACCAGGTAACCGGGATCGGGCTCTCTGAGGGGTATCGGAAAAACATTAAAGATTTTGATTTAGATACACTTTCAGGGAGGGTTATTGCAGTGGATGACCACTGCTTTGGCTGCACCGCCGGTCAGGGTTCGACGTGAGTAGGGACAGTGAAGTAGCAGGCAGGCCGTCTGCCAAGGGGTCAGGAAAAATTCCGTGGTTGGAAAAACTTGCTTGACATAAGCATAAAAATATTATAATATGTCGATATATATCTAAAGGGGGTTATTATGCGATCTATCTGTCAAAAGGCGGAGCTTTTGAAGGTAATTGCCCATCCTGCGCGCATCATGATACTCGAAGAACTCACCAAGGGAGTAAAGTGTGTGAGTGACTTTGAGGAGTTTCTTGAAATCAGCCAGCCC
Coding sequences within:
- the albA_1 gene encoding antilisterial bacteriocin subtilosin biosynthesis protein AlbA, encoding MTFKDKLIENGSYPLRARGIDILQVSLGYKCNMACKYCHVQGGPLRKELMDRDTVDAVLDVFIESGIQTLDLTGGAPEINPHFRYILEQTRGFGRHVIVRSNLTIFYEDGMEDLPEFYRDVGVGVIASLPYYIEEYADRVRGNGVFKKSIDALRRLNSLGYGRDEKLKIDLVYNSYDAFLPPSQDRLREEYKRELKGRFGIVFNSLLAFNNMPLGRFRRFLERLGNLDRYQEMLVSAFNPGTLCGLMCRRLISVGWDGRLHDCDFNQVTGIGLSEGYRKNIKDFDLDTLSGRVIAVDDHCFGCTAGQGST